From one Bacillus sp. FJAT-42376 genomic stretch:
- a CDS encoding TetR/AcrR family transcriptional regulator, with protein MSVDRKQLIMDAATKSFTQFGYKATTMDLVAKQANVGKGTIYTFFRKKEELFDEIIKLLLAEMRHSAEESFRPDTNFLNNVHRALYQLLEFRKDHQLTIKIFQESSELGTPEVQEVVSRLEGMVISYIKEKIQAAVEKGELSPCDPELTAFLMLKLYVSLIFDWEKQHAPLPKEKIAELFELYFLKGLSVRESGFFAVK; from the coding sequence GTGAGTGTTGACCGGAAGCAGCTGATTATGGATGCTGCGACAAAATCATTTACACAATTCGGCTATAAGGCGACGACAATGGATCTTGTAGCTAAGCAGGCAAATGTGGGGAAAGGGACCATTTATACGTTTTTTAGAAAAAAGGAAGAGCTGTTTGATGAGATTATCAAGCTGCTATTGGCGGAAATGAGACATTCGGCGGAAGAATCATTTAGACCGGATACCAATTTTTTAAATAATGTACATAGAGCCCTTTACCAACTACTGGAGTTTCGGAAAGACCATCAGCTTACGATTAAAATTTTTCAGGAAAGCAGCGAACTTGGCACTCCGGAAGTCCAGGAGGTAGTCAGCCGTCTCGAAGGTATGGTGATCAGCTATATCAAGGAAAAAATCCAGGCGGCGGTTGAAAAAGGAGAGCTGAGTCCATGTGACCCGGAACTTACAGCGTTTCTTATGCTGAAGCTTTATGTTTCCCTGATTTTTGACTGGGAGAAACAGCACGCTCCTCTCCCAAAAGAAAAAATAGCGGAATTGTTCGAGCTCTATTTCCTGAAAGGACTATCCGTCAGGGAGAGCGGTTTTTTTGCGGTAAAATGA
- the hemY gene encoding protoporphyrinogen oxidase yields MEKKKRIVILGGGLTGLSAAYYLQKDLEERNQEADITLIEASPRLGGKIQTVRKNGCIIERGPDSFLERKKSAPQLVRDLGMEDQLVNNSTGRSYVLLKDGLHPIPSGAVMGIPTQLLPFVTSGLFSLPGKLRAAGDFVLPRGGEKRDQSLGKFFRRRLGDEVVENLIEPLLSGIYAGDIDKLSLMSTFPQFYKTEQEHRSLILGMKKSVPSSNQKHDPSKKKGIFQTLAGGLESLIEGLEKNLTGVRVLKGTKVVSLQKTAGETYTIELNGGTVMEADAVIMTIPHTAAGALLKDSEFDYFRSMPSTSVANVAMIFPKEKVRMSKEGTGFVISRNGGFSITACTWTNKKWPHTAPEDKVILRAYVGKAGEETIVDQSDEQLVSIAIEDLKKAMDISGMPEDYVVSRWKQAMPQYNVGHKENVEKIVHHVKESYPGLFLAGASFEGVGLPDCIDQGKAAVTQVKEYLQL; encoded by the coding sequence ATGGAAAAGAAAAAAAGAATCGTGATTCTCGGAGGCGGTCTGACGGGGCTGTCCGCTGCGTATTACTTGCAGAAAGACCTTGAGGAACGCAATCAGGAAGCGGACATCACCCTGATTGAAGCGAGTCCGCGGCTCGGCGGGAAGATTCAAACCGTCCGCAAAAATGGCTGCATCATCGAAAGAGGACCGGATTCTTTTCTGGAGAGGAAAAAAAGCGCCCCCCAACTCGTACGGGATCTGGGCATGGAAGATCAGCTTGTCAATAATTCAACCGGCCGTTCCTATGTACTGCTAAAGGATGGGCTGCATCCGATTCCAAGCGGTGCCGTGATGGGCATTCCTACACAGCTTCTCCCGTTTGTCACATCCGGCCTGTTTTCACTGCCGGGCAAGCTCCGCGCTGCAGGGGACTTTGTCCTTCCGAGAGGCGGGGAGAAAAGGGATCAGTCATTAGGGAAGTTTTTTAGAAGACGGCTCGGCGACGAGGTTGTTGAAAATCTGATTGAACCGCTTCTTTCCGGCATTTACGCGGGGGACATCGACAAACTGAGCCTGATGTCCACTTTTCCGCAGTTTTATAAAACGGAGCAGGAGCATCGAAGTCTGATTTTAGGAATGAAAAAATCCGTTCCTTCATCAAATCAGAAACATGATCCATCTAAGAAAAAGGGGATCTTTCAAACTCTTGCGGGAGGACTCGAATCCCTGATTGAAGGGCTAGAAAAAAACCTCACAGGTGTCCGCGTTCTGAAAGGCACAAAAGTGGTCTCCCTTCAGAAAACGGCAGGAGAGACCTATACGATTGAATTGAACGGCGGGACGGTTATGGAAGCTGATGCGGTGATCATGACGATTCCCCATACCGCAGCAGGCGCTCTTTTGAAAGACAGCGAATTCGATTACTTCAGAAGCATGCCTTCTACATCGGTTGCGAATGTAGCGATGATTTTTCCGAAAGAGAAGGTAAGGATGTCTAAAGAAGGAACCGGATTTGTCATCTCCCGCAATGGCGGATTTTCCATCACAGCCTGTACGTGGACAAACAAAAAATGGCCCCACACCGCACCTGAAGACAAAGTCATTCTTCGTGCGTACGTTGGGAAAGCCGGCGAAGAAACGATTGTCGACCAGTCAGATGAACAGCTGGTCAGCATCGCGATTGAAGACTTGAAAAAGGCGATGGATATTTCGGGCATGCCGGAAGACTATGTCGTAAGCCGCTGGAAACAGGCGATGCCGCAGTATAATGTGGGCCATAAAGAAAACGTAGAAAAAATTGTTCATCATGTAAAAGAATCTTACCCCGGTCTGTTTCTTGCCGGTGCCTCCTTTGAAGGAGTCGGACTTCCTGATTGTATTGATCAGGGAAAAGCGGCTGTCACACAGGTGAAAGAATACCTGCAGCTATAA
- the hemE gene encoding uroporphyrinogen decarboxylase — MMESKPFNDAFLKACRGEKTDHVPLWFMRQAGRSQPEYRAIKEKYGLFEITHQPELSAYVTRLPVEQYNTDAAILYKDIMTPLPAIGVDVEIKSGIGPVISNPIRSLADVEKLGEINPDQDIPYILETIRILTEEQLNVPLIGFAGAPFTLASYMIEGGPSKNYNKTKAFMYSEPKAWFALMDKLADTMITYAASQVKAGAKAIQIFDSWVGALNVQDYRTFIKPVMNRIFTSLTPLNVPLIMFGVGASHLAKEWHDLPLDVVGLDWRLPISEARSLGLTKTLQGNLDPAILLAPWDVIEDRLKEILDQGMKSDSYVFNLGHGVFPEVQPDTLKRVAAFVHEYSAAHK; from the coding sequence ATCATGGAGTCAAAACCATTTAATGATGCTTTTTTGAAAGCATGCAGAGGGGAAAAAACGGATCATGTGCCGCTTTGGTTCATGAGACAGGCTGGCCGGTCGCAGCCGGAGTACAGAGCCATTAAGGAAAAATACGGTTTGTTCGAAATAACCCATCAGCCGGAGCTGTCAGCTTATGTAACGAGACTGCCGGTCGAGCAATATAACACAGATGCGGCCATTCTATATAAGGATATTATGACTCCGCTCCCAGCCATAGGCGTAGACGTTGAGATCAAATCAGGCATTGGTCCTGTCATCAGCAATCCGATCCGCAGCCTTGCAGATGTGGAAAAGCTTGGAGAGATCAATCCCGATCAGGACATCCCATACATCCTTGAGACCATACGGATCCTGACTGAGGAACAGCTGAATGTTCCTTTGATCGGTTTTGCCGGAGCGCCTTTTACCCTTGCAAGCTACATGATTGAAGGCGGCCCTTCCAAAAACTATAACAAAACAAAAGCGTTCATGTATTCAGAGCCGAAAGCATGGTTTGCCCTGATGGATAAACTCGCTGACACGATGATTACATATGCAGCATCTCAGGTGAAGGCCGGAGCAAAAGCGATTCAGATTTTTGATTCGTGGGTCGGTGCTTTAAATGTTCAGGACTACCGTACATTTATCAAACCGGTTATGAACCGCATTTTTACAAGCCTTACTCCGCTGAACGTTCCGCTCATCATGTTCGGAGTCGGAGCGAGCCACCTTGCGAAGGAGTGGCATGATCTTCCTCTGGATGTTGTCGGGCTTGACTGGAGACTCCCAATCAGCGAAGCACGGTCACTTGGATTGACGAAGACGCTTCAAGGGAACCTGGATCCTGCCATCCTGCTTGCGCCTTGGGATGTTATCGAGGACAGATTGAAAGAGATTCTTGATCAGGGAATGAAAAGCGACAGCTACGTATTCAACCTTGGACATGGAGTTTTCCCTGAAGTACAGCCTGATACACTCAAAAGAGTTGCAGCATTTGTTCATGAATACTCCGCGGCGCATAAATGA
- a CDS encoding PBP1A family penicillin-binding protein, with amino-acid sequence MGRFIWKASFVIGIIAAVSIAGYIFILAAGSTMIDEKKLVMPSASRLVDSNGHEITRLYEQNREIVKIDKVPDHVQQAFVAVEDRRFYEHSGIDVKSIGRAVYKDLAAGGKVEGGSTITQQLAKNIFLSGEKSWLRKTKEAMLAINLENRYSKQELLEMYMNQLYFGHGAYGVEAASKYFFQKDVSELTVSEGALLASLPKAPSSYSPILHPEKAKERRDTVLSLMEEQGYLKAEEAVRLQGKTLGLNISKKLDHPWLYSYIDLVMDEAENTYDISNQELMRGGYTITVPLNQEIQKKAYNTFQSERYFPGTDKHAQASFVLLDNRTGGVMAVIGGRDYRPKGFNRVTAKRQPGSTFKPLAVFGPAMEEKLYEPYSLLSDSYQKYDGYAPENNDDRYLGQVTMYDALIKSKNAPAVWALNELGVGKSKTYLDKQGVAVSDKGLAIALGGLSDGVTPLQLAGAYRVFPESGVYTKPYFIQKIEDRHHKTVGEKDRKEIKVYSAQTAWNMTRMLQHVVSEGTAKSGSYSGELAGKTGTTSYPGKKGAVMDAWFAGYTPEVTGALWMGYDQTSPDRHLTAGSSYPTRLFKKILSESESLPKTAFAVPKGAEDLEDPIRLKKLNDVEANYAFEPLGLITVSLNWKKQEDPRVVYRIYEKDSGHEKLIGKVKNNHSYAIPFSNVFSSAAYKVVPYNEQTKQEGQGTGYVQPKIFSGR; translated from the coding sequence ATGGGACGTTTTATATGGAAAGCAAGTTTTGTAATAGGAATCATTGCGGCTGTGTCGATTGCAGGTTACATTTTCATACTGGCTGCCGGGAGTACGATGATTGATGAGAAAAAGCTTGTCATGCCTTCTGCTTCGAGACTGGTGGATTCGAACGGACATGAAATTACCAGACTCTATGAGCAGAACCGGGAAATCGTGAAGATTGATAAAGTGCCCGATCATGTGCAGCAGGCCTTTGTAGCGGTGGAAGACCGCCGGTTTTATGAGCATAGCGGGATTGATGTGAAATCGATCGGACGGGCTGTGTATAAGGATCTCGCTGCCGGCGGAAAGGTAGAGGGCGGGAGCACGATTACCCAGCAGCTAGCGAAGAATATCTTTTTGTCGGGAGAAAAATCGTGGCTGAGAAAAACGAAGGAAGCCATGCTCGCGATTAACCTCGAAAACAGGTACAGCAAACAAGAGCTGCTCGAGATGTATATGAATCAGCTGTATTTCGGCCACGGAGCATATGGGGTGGAAGCAGCATCCAAATATTTTTTTCAGAAAGATGTGTCTGAGCTGACCGTTTCCGAAGGGGCGCTGCTCGCCTCCCTACCGAAGGCGCCTTCCTCCTACTCGCCGATTCTTCATCCAGAAAAAGCAAAAGAACGGAGAGATACTGTTCTCTCGCTGATGGAGGAACAGGGGTACTTAAAGGCTGAGGAGGCTGTGAGGCTTCAGGGGAAAACACTCGGGCTGAATATCAGCAAGAAGCTTGATCATCCATGGCTTTACAGCTACATTGACCTTGTCATGGATGAAGCGGAAAACACGTATGACATTTCCAATCAGGAGCTGATGCGGGGAGGGTATACCATCACGGTTCCCCTCAATCAGGAAATCCAGAAAAAAGCGTACAATACATTCCAGTCAGAACGTTATTTCCCCGGGACGGACAAACATGCCCAAGCCTCTTTTGTCTTATTGGACAACCGTACCGGCGGAGTAATGGCAGTGATTGGCGGGAGAGATTACCGTCCTAAAGGGTTTAACCGGGTTACAGCCAAAAGGCAGCCGGGATCTACCTTTAAGCCGCTTGCCGTATTCGGACCTGCGATGGAAGAGAAGCTCTATGAGCCTTATTCTCTCCTTTCAGACTCCTATCAAAAGTACGATGGCTACGCCCCTGAAAATAATGATGACCGTTATCTCGGGCAGGTCACGATGTATGATGCGCTGATCAAATCGAAGAATGCACCTGCTGTCTGGGCTTTAAATGAGCTTGGGGTCGGGAAAAGCAAAACATATCTGGATAAGCAGGGGGTCGCTGTTTCGGATAAGGGACTTGCCATTGCGCTTGGGGGGCTCAGCGATGGGGTGACCCCGCTGCAGCTGGCTGGCGCTTACCGCGTCTTTCCGGAATCAGGTGTGTATACGAAGCCTTACTTTATTCAGAAGATAGAGGACCGGCATCACAAAACGGTTGGCGAAAAAGACCGGAAAGAAATCAAAGTTTACTCTGCCCAAACCGCCTGGAACATGACGAGAATGCTGCAGCATGTCGTATCGGAGGGGACGGCAAAAAGCGGCAGCTATTCTGGGGAACTCGCCGGGAAAACCGGAACGACCTCCTATCCAGGTAAAAAAGGAGCCGTCATGGATGCCTGGTTTGCAGGGTATACACCTGAAGTAACCGGTGCTTTATGGATGGGCTATGACCAGACATCCCCAGACCGGCATCTTACAGCAGGCAGCTCGTATCCAACGAGGCTTTTCAAAAAGATTTTAAGTGAATCCGAATCCCTTCCCAAGACCGCCTTTGCCGTTCCGAAAGGGGCTGAAGATTTGGAGGATCCGATCAGACTGAAAAAACTGAACGATGTCGAGGCGAACTATGCCTTTGAACCGCTTGGTCTTATTACAGTATCACTGAACTGGAAAAAGCAGGAGGACCCGCGCGTCGTTTACCGGATTTATGAAAAAGACAGCGGACATGAAAAGCTGATCGGAAAGGTCAAAAACAACCATTCCTATGCGATTCCTTTCAGCAATGTGTTTTCGTCCGCCGCTTACAAGGTCGTTCCCTATAATGAGCAGACGAAACAGGAAGGGCAGGGAACCGGATATGTACAGCCCAAGATTTTCTCGGGCAGGTAA
- the hemH gene encoding ferrochelatase has protein sequence MKKKMGLLVMAYGTPYKEEDIERYYTHIRRGRPPAPEMLQDLKDRYEAIGGISPLAKITQAQAEKLEHHLNRIQDEVEFKMYLGLKHIEPFVEDAVRQMHDDGITEAVSIVLAPHYSTFSIKSYNGRAKEEADKLGNLTITSVDSWYQEPKFIRYWSKRVQETFGAMPEEDREKAVLIVSAHSLPEKIIAAGDPYPDQLKETAELITEAAGVKHYAIGWQSAGNTPDPWIGPDVQDLTRELYEEKGFRHFVYTPVGFVADHLEVLFDNDYECKVVTDELGAGYYRPEMPNDQEEFIDCLATVVLKHLQM, from the coding sequence ATGAAGAAGAAAATGGGTCTTCTTGTAATGGCATATGGAACTCCCTATAAAGAAGAGGATATTGAACGCTATTACACGCATATTCGCCGCGGCCGGCCGCCTGCTCCAGAAATGCTGCAGGATTTAAAGGACCGGTACGAAGCGATCGGAGGCATTTCCCCTCTTGCGAAAATCACGCAGGCACAGGCGGAAAAGCTTGAACACCATCTTAACCGCATTCAGGATGAGGTTGAGTTTAAGATGTATCTTGGGCTGAAGCATATCGAGCCATTTGTCGAGGACGCCGTCAGGCAAATGCATGACGATGGAATCACAGAAGCGGTCAGCATCGTTCTTGCGCCGCACTATTCTACGTTCAGCATCAAATCCTATAACGGCCGTGCGAAAGAAGAAGCGGACAAGCTTGGCAATTTGACTATTACATCTGTAGACAGCTGGTACCAGGAACCGAAGTTTATCCGCTATTGGTCGAAGAGAGTGCAGGAGACGTTCGGCGCCATGCCGGAAGAAGACCGTGAAAAAGCGGTTCTTATCGTTTCCGCCCACAGTCTTCCGGAGAAAATTATTGCAGCTGGAGATCCTTACCCGGATCAGCTGAAAGAAACGGCCGAACTAATTACGGAAGCTGCAGGGGTCAAGCATTATGCAATCGGGTGGCAGAGCGCAGGGAATACACCAGATCCGTGGATCGGACCCGACGTTCAGGATCTGACGCGTGAACTTTATGAGGAAAAAGGGTTCCGCCATTTTGTCTACACACCTGTGGGATTTGTAGCGGACCACTTAGAGGTGCTTTTTGACAATGATTACGAGTGCAAAGTTGTAACGGATGAGCTTGGTGCAGGCTACTACCGTCCTGAAATGCCGAATGATCAGGAAGAATTTATAGACTGCCTGGCCACAGTCGTACTGAAGCATCTTCAAATGTAA
- a CDS encoding antibiotic biosynthesis monooxygenase, whose amino-acid sequence MNLYMTFGTADYLEGVKESNSNESMLLLHTNDNAMLIHETDGETVLKEPKKYEVLDSVGSLENAGFAVLNNIPVTEEGKPLFEQRFKERARMIENEPGFAAIRVLRPLRDDTYVIFTLWEDEASFKNWQESKAYEHAHKKRGTSDGVDQKSIFPRPSYVTTYQVLK is encoded by the coding sequence ATGAACTTGTACATGACATTTGGAACGGCGGATTATTTAGAAGGAGTAAAAGAATCAAATTCAAATGAGAGCATGCTTCTTCTTCATACGAATGATAATGCGATGCTGATTCATGAAACAGACGGAGAGACGGTTTTAAAGGAACCGAAGAAATACGAGGTTCTTGATTCTGTCGGCTCACTGGAAAATGCCGGATTTGCTGTTTTGAACAATATTCCTGTTACAGAAGAAGGCAAACCGCTGTTTGAACAGCGCTTTAAGGAAAGAGCCAGAATGATCGAAAATGAGCCTGGGTTTGCTGCAATCCGGGTGCTGCGTCCGCTTCGGGATGACACTTACGTTATTTTTACCTTGTGGGAAGATGAAGCATCCTTCAAAAACTGGCAGGAGTCAAAAGCCTACGAGCATGCCCATAAAAAACGGGGAACGAGTGACGGAGTAGATCAGAAATCGATCTTCCCGCGCCCATCCTATGTGACAACCTATCAAGTACTTAAATAA